The following coding sequences lie in one Pectobacterium sp. A5351 genomic window:
- a CDS encoding sugar ABC transporter permease: MKKHSVKRQNFIKLGLTYLLLTIVAIIIIYPLIWTVGASLNPGSSLLNTSIIPDNFSFIHYEELFNGQIDYAAWYWNSMKISFLTMILTLVSVSFTAYSFSRFRFRGRQNGLMLFLLLQMIPQFSALIAIFVLAQMLGLVNSHIALVLVYVGGMIPMNTYLMKGYLDAIPKDLDESARMDGAGNFRIFIEIIMPLSKPIIAVIALFSFTGPLGDFILSSTILRTPDQYTLPIGLYNLVAQKMGASYTTYAAGAVLIAVPVAILYLSLQKYFVSGLTSGGTKG; this comes from the coding sequence ATGAAAAAACACAGCGTTAAACGCCAGAATTTTATCAAACTCGGCCTGACCTACCTGCTGCTGACGATAGTGGCCATCATCATTATTTATCCGCTGATCTGGACGGTAGGCGCGTCGTTGAATCCCGGCAGCAGTCTGCTCAACACGTCAATCATCCCGGATAACTTCTCCTTTATTCACTATGAGGAGCTGTTTAACGGCCAGATTGACTACGCCGCCTGGTACTGGAACTCGATGAAAATCAGCTTCCTGACCATGATTCTGACGCTCGTCAGCGTCAGTTTCACCGCGTATTCCTTCTCCCGCTTCCGCTTTCGCGGTCGCCAGAACGGGTTGATGCTGTTTCTGCTGTTGCAGATGATCCCGCAGTTCTCCGCACTGATCGCCATCTTCGTGCTGGCGCAGATGTTAGGGCTGGTGAACAGCCATATTGCGTTGGTGCTGGTTTACGTCGGCGGCATGATTCCGATGAATACCTACCTGATGAAAGGCTATCTGGATGCCATTCCCAAAGATCTGGATGAGTCCGCACGGATGGACGGCGCAGGCAACTTCCGCATTTTTATCGAGATCATTATGCCGCTGTCCAAGCCGATCATCGCGGTAATTGCCCTGTTCTCATTTACCGGTCCGCTGGGCGACTTCATTCTCTCCAGCACCATTCTGCGTACGCCGGATCAATACACGCTCCCCATCGGGCTGTACAACCTGGTCGCACAGAAAATGGGGGCGAGCTACACCACCTACGCCGCGGGCGCCGTGCTGATCGCGGTGCCGGTCGCCATTCTTTATCTTTCCTTGCAAAAGTACTTTGTCTCCGGCCTGACGTCAGGCGGGACCAAAGGGTAA
- a CDS encoding carbohydrate ABC transporter permease translates to MEVDVTVNASGLAPQERERRHARTAVLLAIIPGLGQIYNRQIVKGAFFFIVMVCFISVFHDFLRDGAWGLITLGTELPRDHSIFLLAKGIISLIVAAFGIGVYYCSLRDAYVCGTRRDKGLPLNSVKKQYQMLLSEGFPYLMITPGFILLVFVVVFPIIFGFSIAFTNYDLYHTPPAKLVDWVGIKNFINIFRLDLWRSTFFDVLQWTVIWTLIATTLQCAVGILLAILVNQKGLRFKPLIRTILILPWAVPGFVTILVFAGMFNETFGVINNGILAALGIEPKAWMTDPFWTKTALILMQTWLGFPFVFAMTTGVLQAIPDDLYEAATIDGASSWYKLTTITLPLVLYSIAPIIITQYTFNFNNFNIIYLFNNGGPAVIGSNAGGTDILVSWIYKLTMSSSQYAIAASITILLSIFVVGIALWQFRATNSFKQDNMA, encoded by the coding sequence ATGGAGGTAGATGTGACCGTCAACGCCAGCGGCCTTGCGCCACAAGAGAGAGAACGTCGCCATGCCAGAACAGCGGTATTGTTGGCGATCATCCCCGGCCTTGGGCAGATTTATAACCGCCAGATCGTCAAAGGCGCGTTTTTCTTTATCGTCATGGTCTGCTTCATCAGCGTATTCCATGATTTCCTGCGAGACGGCGCGTGGGGGCTGATTACGCTGGGCACCGAGCTGCCGCGCGATCACTCTATTTTTCTGCTGGCAAAAGGCATTATCAGCCTGATCGTCGCCGCTTTTGGCATCGGTGTTTACTATTGCAGCCTGCGCGATGCCTATGTGTGTGGCACCCGACGCGATAAAGGCCTGCCGCTGAACAGCGTGAAGAAGCAATATCAGATGCTGCTGAGCGAAGGCTTCCCTTATCTGATGATCACGCCTGGCTTCATCCTGCTGGTATTTGTCGTGGTGTTCCCGATTATTTTCGGTTTCTCCATCGCCTTTACCAATTACGATCTCTACCACACGCCCCCTGCCAAGCTGGTCGACTGGGTCGGGATAAAGAACTTTATCAACATCTTCCGGCTCGACCTCTGGCGATCGACGTTCTTTGACGTGCTGCAATGGACGGTTATTTGGACGCTGATTGCGACCACGCTTCAGTGCGCCGTAGGCATCCTGCTGGCGATTCTGGTGAACCAGAAAGGCCTGCGTTTCAAACCGCTCATCCGCACCATCCTGATCCTGCCGTGGGCAGTACCGGGTTTCGTCACCATTCTGGTCTTCGCGGGGATGTTTAATGAAACGTTTGGCGTGATTAATAACGGCATTCTGGCCGCGCTGGGGATTGAACCCAAGGCGTGGATGACCGATCCGTTCTGGACCAAGACCGCACTGATTTTGATGCAAACGTGGTTAGGCTTTCCGTTTGTGTTCGCCATGACCACCGGTGTCTTACAGGCGATTCCTGACGACTTGTACGAAGCCGCGACGATTGACGGCGCCAGCAGTTGGTACAAGCTGACCACCATCACGCTTCCGCTGGTGCTCTACTCCATTGCGCCCATCATCATCACGCAGTACACGTTCAACTTTAATAATTTCAACATCATCTATCTGTTCAACAACGGTGGACCGGCGGTAATCGGTTCCAACGCGGGCGGAACGGATATTCTGGTGTCCTGGATTTATAAACTGACTATGTCTTCTTCCCAATATGCGATCGCAGCCAGCATTACCATTCTGCTGTCGATCTTTGTCGTGGGAATCGCGCTGTGGCAGTTCCGCGCCACCAATTCCTTTAAACAAGACAACATGGCCTAG
- a CDS encoding extracellular solute-binding protein — MKMKTLTTVIMISLGITGVLSKSALAADKTLLVWEDIKKSDGIADAIKAFEKQNNVKINVLETPYAQQIEKLRLDGPAGIGPDVIVMPHDQVGTAVVQGLISELKLDQTFLSSFTKPALEAQTYNGKLYGVPKAVETTVLVYNKDLMPQPPEKFDDLFTFSKQQRAEGRYGLLAKFDEIYYAYGVIAGMGGYIFGQNSNGSPNVKDIGLDKPATIDAVNYIKKFYADGLFPPGIVGETGANAIDSLFTEKKAAAVITGPWAFQPYKNAGVNYGVAPLPLLPNGEHPRSLLGVKGYSISTYSKNKELAQKFIEFINQPEYAKVRFQLTGEIPPIAALIDDPLIKDDEKSRAVAIQSGYAVPMPSVPEMQEVWTPANSALQLSVTGKQDTKAALESAVKVIKMQIEANHSNQ, encoded by the coding sequence ATGAAAATGAAAACACTGACCACCGTCATTATGATTTCACTGGGTATCACTGGCGTACTCAGCAAATCAGCGCTGGCAGCCGATAAAACACTTCTGGTATGGGAAGATATCAAGAAATCCGACGGTATCGCCGATGCGATCAAAGCCTTTGAAAAACAGAACAATGTCAAAATCAACGTGCTGGAAACGCCTTACGCTCAGCAAATTGAGAAACTCCGCCTGGACGGCCCGGCGGGTATCGGCCCGGACGTGATTGTCATGCCGCACGATCAGGTGGGTACCGCCGTCGTCCAGGGGTTGATTAGCGAACTGAAACTGGATCAGACGTTCCTATCAAGCTTCACCAAACCTGCTCTGGAAGCCCAGACCTATAACGGGAAGCTGTACGGCGTGCCGAAAGCCGTTGAAACCACCGTGCTGGTGTACAACAAAGATCTGATGCCACAGCCGCCGGAAAAATTCGACGACCTGTTTACCTTCTCCAAACAGCAACGTGCAGAAGGCCGCTATGGCCTGCTGGCGAAATTTGATGAAATTTATTACGCCTATGGCGTCATCGCCGGAATGGGCGGCTACATTTTCGGACAGAACAGCAACGGTTCACCGAATGTAAAAGATATCGGTCTGGATAAGCCAGCCACCATCGATGCGGTGAACTACATCAAGAAATTCTATGCCGATGGCCTGTTCCCACCGGGCATCGTCGGTGAAACCGGCGCTAACGCCATCGATTCCCTGTTTACCGAGAAAAAGGCCGCGGCGGTGATTACCGGCCCGTGGGCGTTCCAGCCGTACAAGAACGCCGGCGTAAACTATGGCGTGGCACCACTGCCGCTGCTGCCAAACGGTGAGCATCCACGTTCGCTGCTGGGCGTGAAAGGCTACAGCATTTCTACCTACTCCAAAAACAAAGAGCTAGCGCAGAAATTCATTGAATTCATCAATCAGCCTGAATACGCCAAAGTTCGCTTCCAACTGACAGGTGAAATCCCACCGATCGCCGCGCTGATTGACGATCCGCTGATTAAGGACGACGAAAAATCCCGCGCTGTCGCGATCCAATCCGGCTATGCCGTCCCTATGCCAAGCGTACCGGAAATGCAGGAAGTCTGGACGCCCGCTAACAGCGCGCTACAGCTGAGCGTGACCGGCAAGCAGGACACCAAAGCGGCGCTGGAATCCGCCGTGAAAGTCATAAAAATGCAGATCGAAGCTAACCACAGTAACCAGTAA
- a CDS encoding ABC transporter ATP-binding protein produces MASIQLDKVSKHFGKTITLHDVNLTIADGEFAVFVGPSGCGKSTLLRMIAGLEDVTGGEIMIDEAVVNDVAPAHRGVAMVFQSYALYPHMTIAENMGYGLRVNGVPKDQIKHQIEMVAKTLQLSHLLERKPKELSGGQRQRVAIGRAIVRNPKVFLFDEPLSNLDAELRVDMRLHIAKLHQELKTTMIYVTHDQVEAMTLADKIVVMNYGKVEQVGSPMALYYHPVNQFVAGFIGSPKMNFLPAQVIDWTPESLTVNIAEQLQLELPIRTGELSVGSSVTLGLRPEHVSPEGEGIRLSFGCEVVERLGNSTYLFGQCCGIDNFKLLLAGDSAFKPYEHIEVFFSPSNCLVFNADGLRISA; encoded by the coding sequence ATGGCATCTATCCAGTTGGATAAAGTGAGTAAGCATTTTGGCAAAACGATTACGCTTCACGATGTGAATCTGACGATTGCAGATGGTGAGTTTGCTGTTTTTGTCGGGCCGTCTGGCTGTGGTAAGTCGACGTTGCTGAGAATGATTGCCGGGCTGGAAGATGTCACAGGCGGTGAAATCATGATTGATGAGGCCGTGGTGAATGATGTTGCCCCTGCTCACCGTGGCGTGGCGATGGTGTTCCAGTCTTATGCGCTGTACCCGCACATGACCATCGCTGAGAATATGGGCTACGGCCTGCGCGTGAATGGTGTCCCGAAAGACCAGATTAAGCACCAGATCGAGATGGTGGCGAAGACGCTACAACTGTCTCACCTGTTGGAGCGCAAGCCGAAAGAGCTGTCCGGCGGCCAGCGCCAGCGTGTGGCGATCGGGCGCGCCATCGTACGTAATCCGAAAGTGTTCCTGTTTGATGAACCGCTGTCGAACCTGGATGCCGAGCTGCGTGTGGATATGCGGTTACATATTGCCAAGCTGCATCAGGAATTGAAAACGACGATGATCTACGTGACGCACGATCAGGTTGAGGCCATGACGCTGGCGGATAAAATCGTGGTCATGAACTATGGCAAAGTCGAGCAGGTTGGATCGCCGATGGCGCTTTATTATCATCCGGTTAACCAGTTTGTGGCGGGCTTTATCGGTTCGCCGAAAATGAACTTCCTGCCTGCGCAGGTGATCGACTGGACGCCGGAGAGCCTAACGGTGAATATTGCCGAACAGCTACAGCTTGAACTGCCGATTCGTACTGGCGAGCTGAGTGTTGGCAGCTCGGTAACGCTGGGGCTGCGGCCGGAACATGTGTCACCGGAAGGCGAGGGGATTCGCCTGTCGTTCGGCTGTGAGGTCGTCGAGCGTTTAGGTAACAGCACCTATCTGTTCGGCCAATGCTGTGGGATTGATAACTTCAAACTGCTGCTGGCGGGCGACAGCGCCTTCAAGCCTTATGAACATATCGAGGTCTTCTTCTCGCCCAGTAACTGTCTGGTGTTTAACGCCGATGGGTTGCGCATCAGCGCGTAG
- a CDS encoding maltoporin, producing MKRKLLTTSIALSLAMLATPSYSVDFSGYFRSGVGVSNHGKQQTADKQYVGRLGNEDDTYGEIQLGQQLYNENGKTFYVDSMVSMWSNSSNGDESTKNDDAEFGLQQFNLKAKGFVPGLPDATVWAGKRYYQRHDLHIIDTKYWNISGAGAGIENVKAGEGAFSFAWIRADAENMDINLGCDTSTQACKDRIDTYNDLNINFLDARYAGWKPWDGAWTEFGISYAMPNEADTQKNIFLAEGQKFDPKNSMMITGELSHYFSGLKSNQKLVLQYADKGLAHNMVDQGGGWYDVWSINDSAKGYRVIQAGDLPITDNISLSHVLTYGKADEISRWRDSTELLSAVGRGQYAWTKNQKTYLEAGAYQKKDSWTSGTESKYSGQKYTLAHAFSADIPMLTRPELRFFVSYLNGGNENKNRFNDDRSNSVNFGIQAEAWW from the coding sequence ATGAAAAGAAAACTGCTGACAACGTCCATTGCGCTGAGTTTGGCAATGCTGGCAACCCCTTCTTATTCCGTTGATTTTTCAGGATACTTCCGTTCTGGCGTGGGTGTATCAAACCACGGAAAACAACAGACCGCCGATAAGCAGTATGTAGGAAGATTGGGTAACGAAGATGACACCTACGGTGAAATTCAATTAGGACAGCAGCTGTATAACGAAAATGGGAAAACGTTTTACGTTGATAGCATGGTATCCATGTGGTCGAACAGTTCAAATGGTGACGAATCCACAAAAAATGATGATGCAGAATTCGGCTTGCAGCAGTTTAATTTGAAAGCGAAAGGCTTTGTACCTGGGTTGCCGGACGCCACAGTCTGGGCGGGGAAACGTTACTACCAGCGCCATGACTTGCACATCATCGATACCAAATACTGGAATATCTCCGGTGCGGGCGCCGGGATCGAAAACGTCAAAGCCGGTGAAGGCGCGTTCTCGTTTGCCTGGATCCGCGCCGATGCAGAAAACATGGACATTAACTTAGGCTGCGACACCAGCACTCAAGCATGTAAAGACAGAATAGACACCTACAACGACCTGAATATCAACTTCCTGGATGCACGCTATGCAGGCTGGAAGCCGTGGGACGGCGCGTGGACAGAATTCGGTATCTCCTACGCGATGCCGAATGAAGCGGACACACAGAAAAATATCTTCCTCGCAGAAGGCCAAAAATTCGATCCTAAAAACTCAATGATGATCACGGGTGAACTCAGCCATTACTTCTCTGGCCTCAAGTCCAATCAGAAACTGGTGCTGCAATATGCCGACAAAGGGCTGGCGCACAACATGGTCGATCAGGGCGGCGGCTGGTATGACGTCTGGAGCATCAATGACAGCGCCAAAGGCTACCGCGTCATTCAGGCCGGTGACCTGCCAATCACTGATAATATTTCCCTTAGCCATGTTCTGACCTACGGTAAAGCGGATGAAATCAGCCGCTGGCGCGACAGTACGGAATTACTGTCTGCGGTAGGGCGCGGTCAATATGCCTGGACCAAGAACCAGAAAACCTATCTGGAAGCGGGCGCTTATCAGAAAAAAGATAGCTGGACGAGCGGCACGGAAAGCAAATACAGCGGCCAAAAATACACGCTGGCGCACGCCTTCAGCGCTGATATTCCGATGCTGACCCGTCCAGAGCTGCGCTTCTTTGTTTCTTACCTGAACGGCGGGAACGAAAACAAAAACCGCTTCAACGACGATCGCAGCAATTCAGTGAACTTCGGTATTCAGGCAGAAGCCTGGTGGTAA
- the galR gene encoding HTH-type transcriptional regulator GalR: MATIKDVARLSGVSVATVSRVINNSPKASTASREAVHKAMAELQYHPNANARALAHQSAETMGLVVADVSDPFFGTMVKSVEQIAQATGNFLLIGNGYHNAEQEKKAIEQLIRHRCAGLIVHAKMLSDEELAALMSHIPDMVLINRTLPGYESRCVALDDRYGSWLATRHLIQEGHQKIGFLCSNHQISDSADRLQGYMDALQEHGIPRDERLIARASPDEVGGESAMMELLSRGGNMTAVVCYNDSMAAGALSVLSDNSISVPQDMSVVGFDDVLIARYLRPRLTTVHYPVSAMAIQAAELAIALSHGKQLSETTNMFSPTLVRRHSVSPPTRKK, from the coding sequence ATGGCCACAATAAAGGATGTCGCTCGTCTATCAGGTGTATCAGTCGCTACGGTTTCGCGCGTAATTAATAATTCGCCCAAAGCCAGTACCGCCTCAAGGGAAGCCGTACACAAGGCCATGGCGGAACTGCAATATCATCCGAACGCCAATGCCAGAGCACTCGCGCACCAGAGTGCAGAAACCATGGGGCTGGTTGTTGCGGATGTCTCCGATCCCTTTTTTGGGACGATGGTTAAGTCTGTCGAACAAATTGCTCAGGCAACGGGCAACTTCTTACTGATTGGCAACGGCTATCACAATGCCGAGCAGGAAAAGAAAGCCATTGAGCAGTTGATTCGCCACCGCTGTGCGGGGCTGATCGTGCATGCCAAAATGCTGTCGGATGAAGAACTGGCCGCGTTGATGAGCCACATTCCTGATATGGTGCTTATCAACCGTACCTTACCCGGCTATGAAAGCCGCTGTGTTGCGCTCGATGACCGCTATGGTTCCTGGCTGGCAACGCGTCATTTAATTCAGGAAGGGCACCAAAAGATCGGTTTCCTCTGCTCTAATCACCAAATTTCCGACTCCGCCGATCGCCTGCAAGGTTATATGGATGCGCTGCAAGAGCACGGCATCCCACGGGATGAACGCCTCATTGCGCGTGCATCACCGGACGAAGTGGGCGGCGAGTCCGCCATGATGGAGCTCCTGAGCCGAGGCGGCAATATGACGGCGGTGGTGTGCTACAACGATTCCATGGCTGCTGGCGCCCTTTCCGTCCTAAGCGACAACAGCATCAGCGTACCGCAGGATATGTCAGTGGTCGGGTTTGATGACGTATTGATCGCCCGTTACCTTCGCCCTCGCCTGACAACCGTACACTATCCGGTTTCCGCCATGGCCATTCAGGCGGCAGAATTAGCCATCGCGTTATCCCACGGCAAACAACTTAGCGAAACCACGAATATGTTTAGCCCGACGCTGGTACGCCGCCATTCTGTCAGCCCCCCAACTCGTAAGAAGTAA
- the galT gene encoding galactose-1-phosphate uridylyltransferase, protein MQFEPTEHPHRRFNPLKGEWILVSPHRAKRPWQGQQDEPDRSTPPSYDPTCYLCAGNKRITGDINPHYQGTFVFTNDFSALMEDTPDAPSGDDELFRVQQARGVSRVICFSPDHSKSLPQLSLPALKAVIDTWSDQTEELGKRYPWVQVFENKGTMMGCSNPHPHGQVWANDFLPNEVQREDEQQRDYFSRHGSPLLLDYVRREQADGSRIVVETDHWLAVVPYWASWPFETLVLPKFVVQRLPQLNDAQRDDLALLLKKLTSRYDNLFQCSFPYSMGWHGAPFKDDDIAHWQLHAHFYPPLLRSASVRKFMVGYEMLAEAQRDLTAEQAAERLRSVSDIHFREQI, encoded by the coding sequence ATGCAGTTTGAGCCAACTGAACATCCGCATCGTCGTTTTAACCCGCTGAAGGGCGAATGGATTCTGGTTTCTCCGCATCGTGCGAAGCGCCCCTGGCAGGGCCAGCAGGATGAACCGGATCGTTCCACGCCGCCGTCTTACGATCCGACCTGTTACCTGTGTGCGGGCAACAAACGTATTACTGGCGATATCAACCCGCACTATCAGGGCACCTTTGTTTTTACGAATGACTTTTCGGCACTGATGGAAGATACGCCGGATGCACCGTCGGGCGACGACGAGCTTTTCCGCGTTCAGCAAGCCCGTGGCGTCAGCCGCGTCATTTGCTTTTCTCCCGATCACAGTAAAAGCCTGCCGCAGCTTTCGCTGCCAGCGTTGAAAGCGGTGATTGATACGTGGAGCGATCAAACCGAGGAACTGGGCAAGCGATATCCGTGGGTTCAGGTCTTTGAGAATAAAGGGACGATGATGGGGTGCTCTAATCCCCATCCGCACGGGCAGGTTTGGGCTAACGATTTTCTGCCGAACGAAGTACAGCGTGAGGATGAGCAACAGCGAGACTATTTCTCCCGTCACGGTTCGCCGTTGCTGCTGGACTACGTTCGCCGCGAACAGGCTGACGGCTCGCGCATCGTGGTGGAAACGGATCACTGGTTAGCGGTGGTCCCTTATTGGGCGTCGTGGCCGTTTGAAACGCTGGTGTTGCCCAAGTTCGTCGTACAGCGGTTACCGCAGTTGAATGACGCTCAGCGTGACGATCTGGCGCTGCTCCTGAAAAAGCTGACCAGCCGTTATGACAACCTGTTCCAGTGCTCATTCCCCTATTCGATGGGGTGGCATGGCGCGCCATTTAAAGATGACGACATTGCGCACTGGCAACTGCATGCCCATTTTTATCCTCCGCTATTACGTTCCGCCAGCGTGCGCAAATTTATGGTCGGCTATGAAATGCTGGCTGAGGCACAGCGTGATCTGACGGCAGAGCAGGCCGCTGAACGTTTACGCAGCGTAAGTGATATCCATTTTCGTGAGCAAATTTGA
- the galK gene encoding galactokinase: MSRIDSLRQLTESVFVRLFGYAPHAAIQAPGRVNLIGEHTDYNDGFVLPCAIDYQTVVSAAVRQDGIVRVVSVDFDNQQDEFDLAKAIEPHPEYTWANYIRGTVKFLLARGLPLSGMDMVVSGNVPSGAGLSSSASLEVAIGQTFKELNNLDISQLDIALNGQQAENDFVGCSCGIMDQFISAQGRAGQAMLIDCRSLEGRAVRMLDGVDVLIVNSNVRRGLVDSEYNTRRQQCETAARHFNVKALRDVSLSQFEAGIAGLDPVAVRRARHVITENRRTLEAADALARQDAHRLFTLMAESHVSMREDFEITVPPIDTLVALIQDYVGERGGVRMTGGGFGGCIVALIPSALTDEVKQVIEREYPARTGLQPSIYLCQASGGAGRVS, from the coding sequence ATGAGCCGTATTGATTCTCTACGTCAGTTAACCGAGTCTGTTTTTGTCCGATTATTTGGCTATGCGCCGCATGCCGCTATCCAGGCGCCCGGCCGGGTCAACCTGATTGGTGAACACACCGACTATAATGATGGCTTTGTTTTGCCGTGTGCTATCGATTACCAGACGGTGGTCAGCGCTGCGGTGCGTCAGGATGGCATCGTGCGGGTAGTATCGGTGGATTTTGACAACCAGCAGGATGAGTTCGATCTTGCTAAAGCGATCGAGCCTCACCCGGAATATACCTGGGCTAACTATATCCGCGGCACGGTGAAGTTTTTGCTGGCGCGCGGCCTGCCGCTCAGCGGCATGGATATGGTGGTTTCCGGCAACGTGCCGTCTGGCGCAGGGCTAAGCTCATCGGCCTCGCTGGAAGTGGCGATCGGGCAAACGTTCAAAGAGCTGAATAATCTGGACATCAGCCAGTTGGATATCGCGTTAAATGGGCAGCAGGCAGAAAACGATTTTGTCGGCTGTAGCTGCGGCATTATGGATCAGTTTATTTCCGCTCAAGGGCGTGCGGGGCAAGCGATGTTGATCGACTGCCGCTCTCTGGAAGGGCGTGCGGTGCGTATGCTCGACGGCGTTGATGTTCTGATCGTGAATTCCAACGTGCGTCGTGGGCTGGTGGACAGCGAATACAATACGCGACGCCAGCAGTGTGAAACGGCAGCGCGTCACTTTAACGTCAAGGCGCTGCGTGATGTTTCCCTGTCGCAGTTTGAAGCGGGAATCGCGGGTCTGGATCCGGTGGCGGTTCGCCGCGCGCGCCACGTGATTACCGAGAACCGCCGCACGCTGGAAGCGGCCGATGCACTGGCGCGTCAGGATGCGCACCGTTTGTTCACGCTGATGGCGGAATCCCATGTCTCCATGCGCGAGGATTTTGAAATCACCGTGCCGCCGATCGATACACTGGTCGCGCTGATTCAGGATTATGTCGGCGAGCGGGGCGGTGTGCGCATGACTGGCGGTGGTTTCGGCGGCTGCATTGTCGCCCTTATCCCTTCAGCGCTGACTGACGAAGTCAAACAGGTGATTGAACGTGAATATCCGGCGCGCACCGGGCTTCAGCCGTCCATCTATCTGTGTCAGGCATCCGGCGGTGCCGGGCGCGTAAGCTAA
- the mgtE gene encoding magnesium transporter has protein sequence MSSVKKLTDLRRRISLLLLENKELVEDIINRQPRVTERDDTPLSDNAVLSNKIGLREKSILLDQTAEISELIIGLHAADLADLLESLPQDERLALWRLIPIEKRGRVLIEASDSISDDLIGDMQDKEILRAVRILDVDEQAQLSRLVPRHLLGRILTSLEPKQRAQLRAAINYDEDCLGHMMDFKLITVRADVTLAAVQRYLRYRKTIPESTDKLFVTDRKNTLIGELSLASILLHAPQTQVGDVMDDQPLRFQPEDKVEEAAGAFERYDLISSAVVDSKGKLMGRLTIEDILDVVNRESDSNLRRSGGLTPSEDVYAPVYKSFRNRWAWLAVNLCTALIASRVIGLFEHTLSHLVALATLMPIVAGIGGNTGNQTITMIVRALALHQLEHGKKSYLLLKELGVALVNGVIWGSIMGVVTFLLYGSPAMGGVMMLAILLNLLLAALMGVAIPLIMMKLGRDPAIGSSVMITAITDTGGFFIFLGLATLFLLP, from the coding sequence ATGTCGAGTGTAAAAAAACTTACCGACCTCCGGCGTCGCATCTCCCTTCTGCTGTTGGAAAATAAGGAACTGGTTGAAGACATCATCAACCGACAGCCGCGCGTGACAGAACGCGATGATACCCCGTTAAGCGACAACGCCGTATTAAGTAACAAAATCGGGCTGCGTGAAAAAAGCATCCTGCTCGACCAAACCGCAGAAATCAGCGAGCTTATCATCGGGCTGCACGCCGCTGACCTTGCCGATTTACTGGAATCTTTACCGCAAGATGAGCGTCTGGCGCTCTGGCGACTGATCCCCATAGAGAAGCGCGGTCGCGTGTTGATTGAGGCCTCCGACAGCATTTCCGACGACCTGATCGGCGATATGCAGGATAAAGAAATCCTGAGAGCCGTTCGAATACTGGATGTCGATGAACAGGCTCAGCTCTCTCGTCTCGTTCCGCGTCACCTGTTAGGCAGAATACTGACCTCGCTTGAGCCGAAGCAGCGTGCGCAGCTACGCGCCGCCATCAATTATGATGAAGACTGCCTCGGGCACATGATGGATTTCAAGCTCATCACCGTGCGCGCCGATGTCACGCTCGCAGCCGTACAGCGCTACCTGCGCTATCGCAAAACGATCCCTGAATCGACCGACAAACTGTTTGTTACCGATCGCAAAAATACGCTGATTGGCGAGCTGTCGCTGGCCAGTATTCTGCTCCACGCGCCTCAGACACAGGTTGGTGACGTCATGGACGATCAGCCGCTGAGGTTCCAGCCTGAAGATAAAGTCGAAGAAGCCGCGGGGGCGTTTGAGCGTTACGATTTAATCTCCAGCGCCGTGGTGGATAGCAAAGGAAAACTCATGGGACGCCTGACGATTGAGGATATCCTCGACGTCGTGAATCGGGAAAGCGATAGTAATCTACGGCGTTCAGGGGGGTTGACGCCCTCTGAAGATGTTTATGCTCCCGTGTATAAATCGTTCCGCAATCGTTGGGCATGGCTGGCCGTCAATCTCTGCACGGCGCTCATTGCCTCACGGGTTATCGGCCTGTTTGAGCACACATTATCTCATTTGGTGGCGCTGGCGACGTTGATGCCGATTGTCGCGGGAATTGGCGGGAATACCGGCAACCAGACGATCACCATGATTGTGCGTGCACTGGCGCTGCATCAGCTTGAACATGGTAAAAAATCGTACCTGCTGCTCAAAGAGCTCGGCGTCGCGCTGGTTAACGGGGTGATATGGGGCTCGATTATGGGTGTAGTGACCTTCCTGCTCTATGGTAGCCCCGCAATGGGAGGCGTGATGATGCTGGCGATTCTGCTGAATCTGCTGCTTGCTGCACTGATGGGGGTCGCGATTCCACTGATTATGATGAAACTCGGCCGCGATCCCGCCATCGGCTCCAGTGTCATGATTACCGCCATTACCGATACCGGCGGTTTCTTTATCTTTCTTGGGCTGGCAACCCTGTTTCTGCTGCCTTGA
- a CDS encoding YfgG family protein → MSTLTHRRRLSIRPRRSGSRIARAVLLISFMILLGRFAYSTITAFDHHQNKQQQAEQLLLPTNVLVSQKE, encoded by the coding sequence ATGTCCACGCTTACCCACAGACGACGCTTATCAATACGCCCACGACGAAGTGGCTCCCGGATAGCACGTGCCGTTTTGCTCATCAGCTTCATGATTCTTTTAGGTCGCTTTGCTTACTCCACCATCACCGCGTTTGACCACCATCAAAACAAACAGCAGCAAGCTGAACAATTACTGCTCCCCACTAACGTACTCGTCAGTCAAAAAGAGTAG